The following proteins come from a genomic window of Micromonospora zamorensis:
- a CDS encoding ABC transporter permease yields the protein MTENSLDTAGRQAAAEAAGGDSAAAASLASATSTPAEDPSRSTAAGRPSGTGGRPPRPTLGRRAAAFADSLWRPALVLAVVFAAWWFVAAQEYVPNYLVPTPAQVWETMTGQWSELARHTLVTLYETVLGFVLAAALGLATAVAIAYSRTLDKALYPIVLFAQVIPKIAIAPLLVVWFGLGLTPKIILAVLIAFFPVVISGVAGLRSTDPELLDLAATMGAGPWRTFRKIRFPNALPHLMAGLKVAVTLAVVGAVVGEFVGASEGLGYVLLLANGNLDAPLLFADLILMSAIGIVLFVLVEIAEALLIPWHASRRAGVSLTTS from the coding sequence GGCCGCCGCCGAGGCGGCGGGCGGTGATTCGGCGGCTGCGGCCTCGCTCGCCTCCGCAACGTCGACACCCGCCGAGGATCCGAGCCGGTCCACAGCGGCCGGTCGACCGTCCGGAACCGGCGGCCGACCACCCCGACCGACGCTCGGTCGCCGGGCGGCGGCCTTCGCCGACTCGCTCTGGCGTCCGGCGCTGGTGCTCGCCGTCGTCTTCGCCGCGTGGTGGTTCGTGGCTGCGCAGGAGTACGTCCCGAACTACCTGGTGCCCACACCCGCCCAGGTCTGGGAGACGATGACCGGTCAGTGGTCCGAGCTGGCCCGACACACCCTCGTCACCCTCTACGAGACGGTGCTCGGCTTCGTGCTGGCCGCCGCACTGGGTCTGGCCACCGCGGTGGCCATCGCCTACTCCCGCACCCTCGACAAGGCGCTCTATCCGATCGTCCTGTTCGCACAGGTCATCCCGAAGATCGCCATCGCGCCACTCCTGGTGGTCTGGTTCGGCCTCGGCCTCACCCCGAAGATCATCCTGGCGGTGCTCATCGCGTTCTTCCCGGTGGTCATCTCCGGCGTGGCCGGACTGCGCTCCACCGACCCGGAGCTGCTCGACCTCGCCGCCACGATGGGCGCGGGGCCGTGGCGCACCTTCCGCAAGATCCGCTTCCCGAACGCGTTGCCGCACCTGATGGCCGGCCTGAAGGTGGCCGTCACCCTCGCGGTGGTCGGCGCCGTGGTCGGTGAGTTCGTGGGCGCCAGCGAAGGGCTCGGCTACGTCCTGTTGCTGGCCAACGGCAACCTCGACGCCCCGCTGCTGTTCGCCGACCTGATCCTGATGTCCGCCATCGGCATCGTCCTGTTCGTCCTGGTCGAGATCGCCGAGGCACTGCTCATCCCGTGGCATGCCAGCCGCCGCGCCGGCGTGTCCCTCACCACCTCCTGA